Proteins encoded in a region of the Inquilinus sp. KBS0705 genome:
- a CDS encoding aminotransferase class I/II-fold pyridoxal phosphate-dependent enzyme → MITVDLRSDTVTKPTPGMLEAMWSAKVGDDVFGEDETVNALEQKTADIFGMEAGIFCPSGTMTNQIAIKCFTQPLDELIADQTAHVYRYEGGGIAFNSGVSTRLLNGYRGILTPEMIEPEINAENIHYPHTSLVVLENTVNKGGGACYTINQIKPIAQLCHDKDLILHLDGARIFNALAHTGDSAKEYGKYFNGISVCLSKGLGAPVGSVLLGDKATIKKARRLRKVFGGGMRQAGFLAAAGIYALDHHVERLKVDHAHAAILGEELGKCNWVSSVMPVETNIVLFDTIEPTAAVLHKLADKGIKASDTGPNRIRFVTHLDVHSDQVEYVVATLKSL, encoded by the coding sequence ATGATAACTGTTGACCTGCGCAGCGATACCGTAACCAAACCTACCCCCGGCATGCTGGAGGCCATGTGGAGTGCCAAAGTAGGCGATGATGTTTTTGGCGAAGACGAAACCGTTAACGCACTGGAACAAAAAACGGCTGATATATTCGGCATGGAGGCCGGGATATTCTGCCCATCAGGCACCATGACCAACCAGATAGCCATTAAATGCTTTACCCAGCCACTTGATGAACTGATTGCCGACCAAACCGCGCATGTATACCGTTACGAGGGTGGGGGAATTGCCTTTAATTCGGGCGTATCTACCCGCTTGCTTAATGGTTACCGGGGCATACTTACCCCCGAAATGATAGAGCCGGAAATAAACGCCGAAAATATACACTACCCCCATACCAGCTTAGTAGTGCTGGAAAATACGGTGAACAAAGGCGGCGGGGCTTGTTACACTATTAACCAAATAAAACCCATAGCCCAGCTATGCCACGATAAAGATCTGATATTACATTTAGATGGTGCCCGCATTTTTAACGCCCTTGCCCACACCGGCGATAGCGCCAAAGAGTATGGCAAATACTTTAATGGTATATCGGTTTGCCTGTCGAAAGGCTTGGGTGCACCCGTCGGCTCGGTTTTACTGGGCGATAAAGCCACCATTAAAAAGGCTCGCCGTTTACGCAAAGTATTTGGCGGCGGTATGCGCCAGGCAGGCTTTTTGGCTGCGGCAGGCATTTACGCGCTCGACCACCATGTTGAACGTTTGAAAGTAGACCATGCCCATGCCGCTATATTAGGCGAAGAATTAGGCAAATGCAACTGGGTAAGCAGTGTTATGCCTGTTGAAACCAATATTGTTTTATTTGACACCATTGAACCTACTGCCGCAGTATTACACAAATTAGCCGATAAAGGCATTAAAGCCAGCGATACCGGCCCCAACCGAATCCGTTTTGTAACGCATTTGGATGTACACTCCGATCAGGTGGAGTACGTTGTGGCAACGCTTAAAAGTCTTTAG
- a CDS encoding AI-2E family transporter produces the protein MAEKDPVKDTPTEKELTFIEKVWHTVAIVALLVVAILIARVAFNVLLMVLAGSLIAVYFHGLGDIIERRTKWSRRLCMVISVAGSFVILGMLLWFMGTKIQSQVAVLSESLPNTINTAKAKLAETPIGQKVLDYFAGDNTETMMVTAQKFFSTSFGVLGNIYLILFLGIFFTASPSLYKDGIVKLFPNRNKPLAKQVIDRTSLSLKGWLKGMMLSMVLITFMISTGLSIIGIPVALVLGLLTGLLKLIPNFGSLVAMIPGVLLALTIGPNTAIITALLYMLSQTIVSNIVTPLIQKKMIDIPPALTIISQVIMGTVSGVLGIILAVPLLAIIIILVDELYVKKINPDSAPLAHKRVLDSD, from the coding sequence ATGGCCGAAAAAGACCCCGTAAAAGATACCCCTACCGAAAAAGAACTCACCTTTATAGAAAAAGTATGGCATACAGTTGCCATTGTGGCGCTGTTGGTAGTTGCCATACTAATTGCCCGTGTTGCTTTTAATGTGCTATTGATGGTACTTGCCGGCTCGCTTATAGCGGTTTACTTTCATGGCTTAGGCGATATTATTGAACGCCGCACCAAATGGAGCCGCAGGCTATGCATGGTTATTTCTGTAGCCGGGTCTTTTGTAATTTTAGGTATGCTGCTGTGGTTTATGGGCACCAAAATACAAAGCCAGGTGGCGGTGTTAAGCGAAAGCCTGCCCAACACTATAAATACCGCCAAAGCAAAACTGGCCGAAACGCCCATAGGCCAAAAAGTATTAGACTATTTTGCCGGCGACAATACCGAAACAATGATGGTTACCGCTCAAAAATTTTTTAGCACCAGTTTTGGGGTATTGGGCAACATCTATCTGATATTATTTTTAGGAATATTTTTTACGGCAAGCCCCTCGCTGTATAAGGATGGAATAGTAAAGCTTTTCCCCAACCGAAACAAGCCGCTGGCTAAACAAGTAATAGACCGCACCAGCCTGTCGCTTAAAGGCTGGCTTAAGGGAATGATGCTATCGATGGTTTTGATCACCTTTATGATATCTACCGGGCTAAGCATTATTGGCATACCTGTAGCCTTGGTGTTAGGTCTTTTAACAGGCCTTTTAAAGCTTATACCCAACTTTGGCTCGCTGGTGGCAATGATACCCGGCGTCCTGCTGGCCTTAACCATAGGGCCTAATACAGCTATTATAACCGCCTTGCTTTACATGCTATCGCAAACAATAGTAAGCAATATTGTAACACCACTTATTCAAAAAAAGATGATAGATATACCGCCGGCCCTAACCATCATCAGCCAGGTAATTATGGGTACCGTATCGGGTGTGCTGGGCATTATATTAGCGGTGCCATTGCTGGCCATCATTATTATATTGGTGGATGAGCTGTATGTAAAAAAGATAAATCCTGATAGCGCGCCGCTGGCACATAAACGGGTTTTAGATAGCGATTAA